A single region of the Zygotorulaspora mrakii chromosome 4, complete sequence genome encodes:
- the TMA17 gene encoding Tma17p (similar to Saccharomyces cerevisiae TMA17 (YDL110C); ancestral locus Anc_2.328) — MCSAGGIRRPVQIEEFKTAIGEMTKEELTRLEQEIENSISHLNRSNSRLQRYIAKLQGTHAGGDEEESEELDMEKVEDGDLQLYQESLRENDILLKNSVERLEALRQEDLYRSSHSGTPEV; from the coding sequence ATGTGTTCCGCCGGAGGTATTAGGAGACCAGTTCAAATTGAGGAGTTCAAGACGGCGATTGGAGAAATGACCAAGGAGGAGCTCACACGTTTGGAGCAAGAAATAGAGAACAGTATTAGCCATTTAAACCGTTCCAATTCCAGATTGCAGAGATACATCGCTAAATTGCAGGGAACTCACGCCGGTGGGGACGAAGAGGAGAGCGAAGAGCTCGACATGgagaaagttgaagatggtgATTTGCAATTGTACCAGGAATCTTTGCGGGAGAATGACATTTTACTCAAGAACAGTGTAGAAAGACTGGAGGCACTACGCCAGGAGGACTTGTACAGGTCGAGCCATTCGGGAACACCTGAAGTGTAA
- the RRT6 gene encoding Rrt6p (similar to Saccharomyces cerevisiae YGL146C; ancestral locus Anc_2.327) codes for MLLLNASSYVFIVTLYGGIGVCDIVGSVGPEFSPNVHLQLDVMPLKASLHFLPQQMETCVELRSPFEDCTELVFTFAVDDTIPTNGNSGRLSRMQSRISKQALSFQIINSETREKIRGKRCLKAGTTIVEIDSRGYNYFTVCFINLSFDSSWTAIDTVKNVDIKVTANDFESNPSELARQMKDDTILILQNSAEMLTEIADTDKSTNLITMESYRRDLNEEVFSKLLYSEIIFIIALLASQLLVASYLIKENG; via the coding sequence ATGCTCTTGTTGAATGCGTCATCATATGTCTTCATCGTAACTTTATATGGAGGCATCGGTGTGTGCGACATTGTGGGCTCTGTTGGGCCGGAATTCAGCCCCAATGTGCATTTGCAGCTGGATGTGATGCCACTGAAGGCATCGTTGCATTTTCTGCCCCAGCAGATGGAAACATGCGTTGAGTTGAGGTCGCCATTTGAAGATTGCACCGAGTTGGTGTTTACGTTTGCAGTTGACGATACTATACCAACAAATGGAAATTCGGGAAGGCTCAGCAGAATGCAAAGTAGGATTAGCAAACAGGCATtaagttttcaaatcattaaTTCAGAAACtagagaaaaaattagaGGTAAAAGGTGTCTCAAGGCCGGTACGACTATTGTGGAGATTGATTCGCGTGGTTACAATTATTTTACAGTATGTTTTATTAATCTCAGTTTTGATTCCTCGTGGACCGCTATAGACACAGTGAAAAATGTCGATATCAAGGTGACTGctaatgattttgaaagcaaTCCGTCAGAGCTAGCGCGACAAATGAAGGACGATACCATACTGATCCTCCAAAATTCTGCCGAAATGCTAACTGAAATCGCAGACACAGACAAGAGTACAAATCTGATCACAATGGAAAGCTATCGAAGAGATCTAAATGAAGAAGTGTTTTCTAAACTGTTGTATTCGGAGatcatctttattattGCGCTTTTAGCCTCCCAGTTGCTGGTAGCATCTTATCtcataaaagaaaatggttAA
- the RRP42 gene encoding exosome non-catalytic core subunit RRP42 (similar to Saccharomyces cerevisiae RRP42 (YDL111C); ancestral locus Anc_2.326), which translates to MLSVTEKLYLYDSLAGSPTVRPDGRLPHQFRPIEIYTDFLPSSNGSSRIIASDGSECIVSVKVKVVDHTVSDDLLQVEVDIAGQRDDSPQVETITAFLNKVLEPTVGIDTSNLTLTKKYSFKIFIDVLVLSSYSHPVSLISFAIYSALKSTYLPKLVSSFDDLEVEEYPTFHDHDLVKLNINPPLVFVTAIIGDNIFMDASASECDVSSNGLIVTWLDGKVIAPIRTTILSDNDVKGFNPQIIPKAIKMIEQYAGDILQALENL; encoded by the coding sequence ATGCTGTCTGTAACGGAAAAACTCTATCTTTATGATTCATTAGCGGGATCTCCTACGGTGAGACCCGATGGAAGATTGCCTCATCAATTCAGACCCATTGAGATTTACACAGATTTCTTACCCAGCTCAAATGGCTCCTCTAGAATCATTGCAAGTGATGGCAGTGAATGCATTGTTAGTGTCAAGGTAAAAGTTGTTGATCACACAGTATCGGACGACCTATTACAGGTAGAAGTTGATATAGCGGGGCAAAGAGATGATTCTCCGCAAGTAGAGACAATTACCGCCTTTCTAAATAAGGTTCTCGAGCCAACAGTGGGTATCGATACCTCAAATTTGACACTTACTAAGAAATatagtttcaaaattttcatcgatgTCCTTGTTCTTTCATCATATTCGCATCCAGTCTCTTTAATATCATTCGCAATTTATTCTGCTTTAAAATCGACCTATCTACCGAAACTTGTGTCAAGctttgatgatttggaagTCGAAGAGTATCCCACCTTCCACGATCATGATTTGGTTAAACTAAATATCAACCCGCCACTAGTTTTTGTTACCGCAATAATAGGCGATAACATCTTCATGGATGCATCCGCCAGTGAATGTGACGTATCAAGCAACGGTCTCATTGTAACATGGTTAGATGGCAAGGTGATAGCACCTATAAGAACGACTATTTTAAGTGATAATGATGTAAAAGGATTCAATCCCCAAATAATTCCAAAGGCAATCAAGATGATAGAGCAATATGCTGGTGATATTTTGCAGGCTTTGGAAAATCTATAG
- the TRM3 gene encoding tRNA (guanosine(18)-2'-O)-methyltransferase (similar to Saccharomyces cerevisiae TRM3 (YDL112W); ancestral locus Anc_2.325) produces the protein MSTALFLSNYLTKEAQAALLTDLTNHEKFEQVVDILNSQLVDISDNAKLCRLLFEKLILKISGVIDVIRSSDNHIHQYSEILESDELKTLAELACKLPHVWALYEDWLSEKLVRHSVERKEKLFRGDFYDKVFQQLISEFKTKGDTIAKEYDDVEFIALMKVLELSYTFASEASLISCNKLDAIVIGLLACDDETLANTCSNLIKWRVSQISKKCNQSAIFDLLTLKSLKETFKGKHNGAWQQKIGLTLLLRLLLQTPPSPQLVNFMQTDIWDHIKNALIHDSHEYRKLGLSILKLSIQKSSDNMESFESPLFFWNSSEKIKTIQAWEKFTTLYEIVSLESALNQIQAASDYILELFNDPFLPPTWGLILFSTGLRAPMEGIRKYMMSLLFQVDDPAVFSADIDVLKESILPSAMEAHYFASDGKSCLYGERLVEFVTSVISNSGDQISAILEALLDVLVKYGTSYDPARIYLSYGVLKSLKEKHVRVISLQHLRYIKKLFEFESEEVLFETTIKSIYLKFLLHVDKSVTPVQWIQAIVTHLKCNENNYKYLTPLMDIFKDFAVTYFDPNTAINEISQYISNDPTFEVLSVILFENDSVIINKSFLLELAISNESVNSYAKEATDILSQLLLVEDSTSYKSTSLLLDLSCFSSLTWKSIKLKPLFDSLFSDFCPDKLFFFVAAFKKVTDYSTEFDDLKFTEVKDLYSTIQQQIKKSTSIFFKIRDKTYSAYFDFVLVYMKSHSLEVADLTELLNLLKENIDRDNGNFEGNLQVSNICSYLLENYATFQTQENNNPIFSVFLIVSTMWESITSERLVLKQRSLHLSTINCLFHSKVLHYACLTENHHSNSVSQKLCEYGQDILEQAQSRRGVLPLLSSSICSFIKRYGELLGTKNSKYDWIVYLMASIFAMEQSKVSIFQIKPVIAELYDKNICLYSESKNGLYLDIYKSNEIAAKISVIETLITSPASFKEKFVCRLSELENFLTANRKTDGDEERERLLKWQLFVLCIPDINPIMMLEIAEKMIFNGFLTEFSPSIRVYMEWSIALALAENYEEEAAIFLEDKVFSVMNEHSKPILVVGAERICFIVLKALKGKANIQRFMERFTSTLVSNATSNKPLVRHFSNSLTLSYWPLFQKEIKDKTLRNIFEELYKNAQSQKNEGHYRAGDAILWSLYEDITLTGLFGGVLKKIMDHDLPYITKQQFKTHLQVKNSIPIGEDECDLWVGERVTKPKEKITSNSPPTSSQFQTKSGAWEAMFDIDDNETMRNVKRSELIIVSSLVDKAPNLGGICRLCDVLGVGLLTVQDLRVKNHPQFKRVAVTADRWMPIQEVTVEQITEFMRGKKKEGYTLIGLEQTDQSIKLDENFKFPKKSLILLGIEALGIPGHLLSELDICVEIKQFGVIRSMNIQTATAVIAHSYTVQHM, from the coding sequence ATGAGCACAGCCCTTTTTTTGTCGAACTACCTTACTAAGGAGGCTCAGGCGGCCTTATTGACGGATTTGACAAATcatgaaaagtttgaacaagtagttgatattttgaattccCAGCTCGTGGATATTTCAGACAATGCTAAATTATGCAGACTTCTGTTTGAAAAgctgattttgaaaatatctgGTGTTATTGACGTAATACGCTCGTCTGATAACCACATCCATCAATATTCAGAAATACTGGAGAGTGATGAACTAAAGACATTAGCAGAATTGGCGTGCAAACTGCCTCATGTTTGGGCACTTTATGAGGATTGGCTAAGTGAAAAACTTGTGCGCCATAGTGTagagagaaaagaaaagcttTTTCGTGGTGATTTTTACGATAAAGTTTTCCAACAGCTGATAAGTGAATTTAAAACTAAGGGTGACACAATCGCAAAAGAATATGATGACGTTGAGTTCATCGCGCTGATGAAAGTACTGGAACTCTCTTACACATTCGCAAGTGAAGCTAGCCTGATATCGTGCAATAAGCTGGACGCAATTGTGATTGGACTTCTTGCGTGCGACGACGAGACGCTTGCAAACACATGCTCCAACTTAATCAAGTGGCGTGTTTcccaaatttcaaaaaaatgcaatcaATCAGCTATTTTCGATCTCCTTACTTTAAagtctttgaaagaaacCTTCAAAGGGAAGCACAATGGTGCATGGCAGCAGAAAATTGGCCTCACACTATTACTAAGACTTCTTTTACAGACACCGCCATCCCCTCAGTTGGTTAATTTTATGCAAACAGATATTTGGGATCATATTAAGAATGCATTGATCCATGACTCGCATGAATACCGTAAACTAGGActttcaatattgaaacTATCTATACAAAAGTCATCAGATAATATGGAGAGTTTCGAATCTccactttttttctggaaTTCATCGGAGAAGATAAAAACAATACAAGCTTGGGAAAAATTCACTACTCTTTATGAGATTGTCTCTCTTGAGAGCGCTTTGAATCAGATTCAGGCTGCAAGTGACTATATTTTGGAGCTCTTCAACGATCCTTTTTTACCGCCTACTTGGGGCCTTATTCTATTTTCCACCGGATTGAGAGCTCCGATGGAGGGTATCAGAAAGTACATGATGTCTCTATTATTTCAGGTTGACGATCCAGCTGTGTTTTCTGCCGATATTGATGTACTCAAGGAAAGTATTCTTCCAAGTGCCATGGAGGCCCACTATTTTGCCTCTGATGGTAAATCTTGTCTTTACGGTGAAAGACTAGTTGAGTTTGTAACATCTGtcatttcaaattctgGAGATCAAATATCAGCCATTTTGGAAGCTCTCCTGGACGTCTTAGTCAAATATGGAACGTCCTATGATCCTGCAAGAATATATCTATCTTATGGAGTTCTAAAATCATTAAAGGAGAAACATGTAAGGGTCATATCACTTCAACATTTACGgtatatcaaaaagttgtttgaatttgaaagtgaaGAGGTGTTATTTGAGACTACCATAAAAAGTATTTACCTCAAGTTTCTCCTTCATGTTGATAAAAGTGTTACGCCGGTTCAATGGATTCAGGCAATTGTGACACATTTGAAAtgcaatgaaaacaatTACAAGTACTTGACTCCTTTAATGGAtatcttcaaagattttgcCGTCACTTATTTCGATCCAAACACAGCTATAAATGAAATTAGCCAATATATTAGTAATGACCCGACATTTGAAGTCTTGTCTGTGatattatttgaaaatgattctGTCATAATCAACAAATCCTTTTTATTAGAACTTGCTATATCAAACGAGTCAGTCAACAGCTATGCAAAGGAAGCAACAGATATTTTAAGCCAGTTATTGCTGGTAGAAGACTCCACTAGCTATAAATCGACCAGTTTGCTGCTCGATCTTTCTTGCTTCAGTTCCCTAACTTGGAAGTCCATCAAACTGAAACCCTTATTTGATTCACTGTTCTCAGATTTTTGTCCTGACAagctgtttttttttgtagcTGCTTTTAAGAAAGTGACTGATTATAGTACTGAATTTGATGACTTAAAGTTTACGGAAGTCAAAGATCTATATTCAACTATACAACAGCAGATTAAAAAAAGCACAagtattttcttcaagattaGAGATAAAACCTATTCTGCTtactttgattttgttttggTTTACATGAAATCTCATTCACTAGAGGTTGCTGACCTCACAGAACTATTGAATCTTCTAAAAGAGAATATTGATCGAGACAATGGCAATTTTGAGGGAAACTTACAAGTTTCCAATATATGCAGCTATCTACTTGAAAATTACGCAACGTTTCAGACACAAGAGAACAACAATCCTATCTTCAGTGTTTTCCTCATCGTATCCACTATGTGGGAATCAATAACCAGCGAACGACTTGTTTTGAAACAGAGGAGTCTACATTTGTCAACTATTAACTGTTTATTTCATTCGAAAGTTTTGCATTATGCGTGTCTCACGGAAAACCACCATTCAAACTCAGTCTCTCAGAAGTTATGTGAGTATGGACAGGACATCTTAGAGCAGGCACAATCAAGAAGGGGTGTTTTACCTTTGCTGAGTAGCTCTATTTGCAgttttatcaaaagatatgGGGAATTACTGGGTACGaaaaactcaaaatatGACTGGATTGTCTACTTAATGGCATCGATCTTCGCTATGGAGCAAAGCAAAGTTagcattttccaaataaagCCAGTAATTGCTGAACTGTATGATAAGAACATATGCTTATACAGTGAGAGTAAGAATGGGCTCTATTTAGATATCTACAAATCAAACGAAATTGCAGCAAAAATTTCAGTGATTGAGACACTTATTACCTCTCCAGCAAGcttcaaagagaaattcGTATGTAGATTAAGTGAACTCGAAAACTTTTTGACTGCAAACAGAAAGACGGATGGCGATGAAGAGCGGGAAAGACTTTTGAAATGGCAGCTCTTTGTGCTTTGTATTCCAGATATCAATCCCATAATGATGCTTGaaattgctgaaaagaTGATCTTCAATGGATTTTTGACAGAATTTTCCCCTTCAATCAGGGTTTATATGGAGTGGTCTATTGCATTAGCACTGGCAGAAAACTACGAAGAGGAGGCTGCgatatttttggaagaCAAGGTGTTTTCTGTAATGAATGAGCACTCCAAACCTATCTTGGTTGTTGGAGCCGAAAGAATATGTTTCATTGTTttaaaagcattgaaaGGAAAAGCTAATATCCAGAGATTCATGGAAAGATTTACCAGCACTTTAGTTTCAAATGCTACATCCAATAAGCCTTTAGTGAGACATTTTTCGAACTCCTTAACACTATCATATTGGCCCTTGttccaaaaagaaatcaaagataaGACACttcgaaatatttttgagGAACTTTACAAAAATGCTCAAAGCCAGAAAAATGAGGGACACTATAGAGCTGGTGATGCGATTTTATGGTCTCTTTACGAAGATATCACCTTGACCGGCCTATTTGGAGGAGTTCTCAAGAAGATCATGGACCATGATTTGCCATATATCACCAAGCAACAATTCAAAACTCATTTACAGGTGAAAAACTCGATACCGATTGGGGAAGATGAATGCGATTTGTGGGTAGGGGAAAGGGTAACCAAaccaaaggaaaaaataaCGTCCAATAGCCCTCCGACCTCTTCACAATTCCAAACCAAGAGTGGTGCTTGGGAAGCAATGTTTGACATTGACGATAATGAAACGATGAGAAATGTGAAAAGATCAGAATTGATTATTGTATCATCGCTAGTGGACAAGGCTCCTAACCTGGGGGGCATCTGCAGATTATGTGACGTTCTTGGTGTTGGGTTGCTAACTGTTCAAGACTTGAGAGTGAAAAATCATCCGCAATTTAAGAGAGTTGCCGTTACTGCTGACAGATGGATGCCAATTCAAGAGGTTACTGTCGAGCAAATAACAGAGTTCATGAGagggaaaaaaaaagagggcTATACGCTAATTGGTTTAGAACAAACTGATCAATCTATCAAATTAGATGAAAACTTTaaatttccaaaaaaatcgCTTATCTTGCTAGGCATTGAAGCGCTTGGTATTCCAGGCCATCTATTAAGTGAGCTCGATATATGCGTGGAGATCAAGCAATTCGGTGTAATCAGATCTATGAATATTCAAACTGCCACCGCAGTTATAGCACATTCCTATACAGTACAACACATGTAA
- the ATG20 gene encoding Atg20p (similar to Saccharomyces cerevisiae ATG20 (YDL113C); ancestral locus Anc_2.324) encodes MNVNDENGYSNYSTQPLNMSAVEHVTHDDEPATSGSNLLAAAVDTAGVEDHDEADDGRSLSEASGSKESSDLKASSVDQSMVHTAITVNDNPFIDQEEKLFGINGNGSTEVYDGRSAKVKPFQNGKSLVNPNDIYQDDLEDLLPLNHGPSETTRNSSGDDSISVSNHNGVPPSSHNDIVAVGNAKHEINRRPKAQILEANKLSEGQGRTYIAYTIRYEDSLVRRRYSDFESLRNILVKLFPMTLLPPIPEKQSFKTYGKAIAGSKSNYLLPSEGTGSVDLSLSVINGSVNNSDERLIRHRIRMLTGFLNKLLQNEEITKTTIISDFLDPNNSNWNDFVTSSATFSSLPKSVLQCNPLDPTNTTRIHASLPVVHSTSQSILNKDSSSATLESKDGFVTIEQDYKRYESILNNGLYKYNRRITKNFHDLKCLIKELGEAYAQFATNQNRGADLAEQFSHISDTFDEYSIQLDNLVGKFYYNINEPLSECVHMAGSAKDLIKYRKLKLMQTDMIKKSLQNKKQQLAKLQEHEKDVQDVESQVNEEVGSSQKINLQHPQPRSYSGKLFNKFNKLATMVKESVSYQDPDLHTTMESLKKDIKELEKSSKVCESDMTVITEVIKDQQLSAFSKQREQELVSILENYSKYMREYAEKNLEIWREIKAKQAQ; translated from the coding sequence ATGAATGTAAATGACGAAAACGGGTATTCTAATTATTCAACACAGCCCCTAAATATGAGCGCTGTTGAGCATGTAACTCATGATGATGAGCCAGCTACTAGCGGCTCAAACTTGCTGGCTGCTGCTGTCGATACAGCTGGTGTGGAAGATCATGATGAAGCAGATGATGGCAGATCACTGTCGGAAGCTAGCGGCTCGAAAGAGTCCAGCGATTTGAAGGCCTCTAGCGTCGATCAATCCATGGTTCATACGGCGATTACTGTAAACGATAATCCCTTTATAGACCAGGAGGAAAAGCTTTTTGGAATTAATGGAAATGGAAGCACAGAGGTTTATGATGGCAGGTCAGCGAAGGTAAAGCCTTTCCAAAATGGGAAATCTCTGGTCAATCCCAATGATATTTACCAAGATGACTTGGAAGACCTTTTACCACTAAACCATGGACCATCTGAAACGACACGTAACAGTAGTGGCGACGATAGCATCAGTGTTTCAAATCATAATGGTGTACCGCCCAGTTCGCACAATGACATTGTTGCAGTTGGAAACGCAAAGCACGAAATTAATAGGCGCCCAAAGGCACAAATACTAGAGGCCAACAAGCTATCCGAAGGTCAAGGTAGAACTTACATTGCTTATACTATCAGGTACGAAGATTCTCTGGTTCGGAGAAGGTATAGCGATTTCGAGAGCTTAAGGAATATTTTGGTCAAGCTTTTTCCCATGACTCTATTGCCACCTATACCGGAAAAGCAATCCTTTAAGACTTATGGGAAAGCGATAGCCGGATCTAAATCGAATTATTTGCTGCCTTCAGAAGGGACAGGATCGGTGGATTTGTCACTTTCTGTTATCAATGGATCTGTGAACAATAGTGATGAGAGACTTATACGGCACAGAATAAGAATGTTAACAGGATTCCTGAACAAGCTacttcaaaatgaagagattACAAAGACCACTAttatttctgattttttaGATCCTAATAATTCTAATTGGAATGACTTCGTGACGAGTTCGGCaaccttttcttcattgcCAAAAAGTGTCCTTCAATGCAACCCACTAGATCCAACTAACACGACAAGAATTCATGCTTCATTACCAGTTGTACATTCTACGTCACAGTCcattttgaacaaagaCAGTTCATCTGCAACTTTGGAGAGCAAAGATGGGTTTGTTACCATTGAACAGGACTACAAAAGATATGAAAGTATTTTGAACAATGGATTATATAAATACAATAGGAGAATTACGAAAAACTTTCATGATTTAAAATGTTTGATCAAAGAACTGGGCGAAGCGTATGCCCAATTTGCTACCAATCAGAACCGTGGAGCGGACTTGGCAGAACAATTTTCCCACATTAGTGATACCTTTGACGAGTATTCCATACAATTAGATAATCTAGTTGGGAAATTTTATTACAATATTAATGAGCCGCTGAGTGAGTGTGTTCACATGGCCGGATCCGCTAAGGATTTAATAAAATATCGCAAGTTGAAGCTAATGCAAACTGatatgataaaaaaatcattgcaaaataaaaaacaacaacTAGCTAAATTGCAGGAACACGAAAAAGATGTACAGGATGTCGAAAGTCAAGTAAATGAAGAGGTAGGTAGTAGTCAAAAGATTAATTTGCAGCATCCTCAGCCTAGATCATATAGTGGTAAACTgttcaataaattcaataaattgGCAACAATGGTCAAGGAATCTGTCAGCTACCAAGACCCTGATCTTCATACGACTATGGAAAGCTTGAAGAAGGATATCAAGGAATTAgagaaatcatcaaaagtttgTGAAAGTGATATGACTGTTATAACTGAGGTTATAAAAGATCAACAATTGAGCGCTTTTTCCAAACAAAGGGAGCAAGAACTAGTGAGCATCTTAGAAAACTATTCCAAGTACATGCGAGAGTATgcagagaaaaatttggagaTATGGCGTGAGATTAAGGCAAAACAAGCGCAGTAG
- a CDS encoding short-chain dehydrogenase/reductase (similar to Saccharomyces cerevisiae YDL114W; ancestral locus Anc_2.323) — MVFIGDKGCRFTSDILEFFTNRFSLFDENLLDENTIVLVTGGSGGLGLELVKRLLVCKNKVIIVDIHPPTTDFGTADRVVFYRCDITDYDQVEELYNRIKYEHGTVSILLNNAGLTSISLLKSSSNDDMRRVIDVNFIGAYNMIQIFLPEMIKNNRGYVVNIASILGVITPARLSSYGASKAGLIALHISITRYLRSNYGKNNIKTLLVCPGKLKTTMFQNVETPSKFLAPDVEPSKLAKRILTSIECNATNTLSYPYYTNIVPFFKELNWPHIKAFKKFSGMNKVTAI; from the coding sequence ATGGTATTCATTGGTGATAAAGGATGCCGTTTTACCTCCGACATTTTAGAGTTTTTCACTAACAGGTTCAGTCTATTCGACGAAAATCTTTTGGATGAGAATACCATTGTTTTAGTCACCGGTGGCTCCGGTGGCCTTGGATTGGAACTTGTAAAAAGACTACTTGTATGCAAAAATAAGGTCATCATTGTGGACATACATCCGCCCACGACTGATTTCGGTACAGCTGATAGGGTAGTATTTTATCGATGTGACATTACAGACTACGACCAGGTAGAGGAACTCTATAATAGAATAAAATATGAGCATGGTACCGTGAGTATCCTTTTGAATAATGCAGGGTTAACCAGTATCTCCCTACTCAagtcttcttcaaatgacGACATGCGGCGGGTCATAGATGTGAATTTTATTGGGGCCTATAATATGATCCAGATCTTTTTGCCAGAAATGATCAAGAATAACAGAGGCTATGTAGTCAATATTGCGTCTATACTTGGCGTTATAACTCCAGCAAGATTGAGTTCGTATGGTGCTTCTAAGGCAGGTCTCATCGCTCTGCATATATCAATTACCCGCTATCTGAGATCAAACTACGGCAAAAACAACATCAAAACACTGTTGGTTTGTCCAGGGAAACTAAAAACTACGatgtttcaaaatgtcGAAACACCTTCGAAGTTTTTGGCTCCGGATGTTGAACCTTCGAAGTTAGCTAAACGAATCCTCACGTCAATCGAATGCAACGCCACAAATACTCTAAGTTACCCATACTACACAAACATtgttccatttttcaaggaGCTCAATTGGCCCCATATAAAAGCTTTCAAGAAATTCAGTGGCATGAATAAAGTAACTGCTATTTaa
- the IWR1 gene encoding Iwr1p (similar to Saccharomyces cerevisiae IWR1 (YDL115C); ancestral locus Anc_2.322), with protein MNDAPEFIRLKRRRDEGSVNSLLIDDQKPVKRVKFVFKLTRTVEQQFYETDGQNSTPLLKLADNEHHHFVLEQNRKRRRESQDKNRGDDDARHQSFDDPLEDSSDGDGLPPEISQMLKQHLSLKGTDPDASPTTKIRKRSKRHYTGQAAPVISMPSLDYVYDIYHLEKVTEDEMSKFEKSDVGYVKIVNRDVDLIPDEETDSANAASDDQDSNEEGFYQNDYPEDEDDDRSILFGSEGEEVAADETADLIQSLYDSDRMPSSTENGIELKEQKEYIELFNQLGSSGDILNSLNAMNFVDLDDRDEDAAVLNYSDLEECCDNEDEMNDTVDDALDHEVEYARNTFFKSDVEDPLAVHRDIIFGKLQDMINKT; from the coding sequence ATGAACGATGCTCCTGAATTCATCCGTTTAAAGAGAAGGAGAGATGAAGGGAGCGTGAACAGTCTCCTTATTGATGATCAGAAACCAGTCAAGAGAGTAAAATTTGTGTTCAAACTTACGAGAACTGTAGAACAGCAGTTTTACGAGACGGATGGGCAAAACTCGACACCACTTTTGAAACTGGCAGACAATGaacatcatcattttgttCTGGAACAAAATAGGAAAAGACGCAGAGAATCCCAGGACAAAAACAGAGGTGATGATGACGCAAGACATCAATCGTTTGATGACCCACTCGAGGACTCTTCCGACGGTGATGGCTTGCCTCCGGAAATCAGTCAAATGTTAAAGCAACATCTATCATTAAAAGGAACGGACCCAGATGCGTCTCCAACTACCAAGATACGAAAACGGAGCAAGAGGCATTACACCGGGCAAGCCGCCCCGGTTATCAGCATGCCAAGCCTTGATTACGTTTATGATATTTACCATCTGGAAAAGGTCACCgaagatgagatgagcaaatttgagaaaagtGACGTTGGATATGTCAAGATAGTTAACAGAGACGTAGATCTAATTCCTGATGAGGAAACAGATTCAGCAAATGCGGCCTCAGACGACCAGGATTCGAATGAAGAGGGCTTCTATCAAAACGACTACCCAGAAGACGAAGACGACGACCGCTCGATACTATTTGGAAGTGAAGGTGAAGAGGTTGCAGCCGACGAAACAGCGGACCTTATTCAAAGTTTATATGACTCAGATCGTATGCCATCGTCCACAGAGAATGGAATCGAACTGAAGGagcaaaaagaatatattgaGCTCTTCAATCAACTGGGAAGCAGCGGCGACATCCTCAACTCGCTCAACGCAATGAATTTTGTTGATCTCGATGACagagatgaagatgcaGCCGTTCTAAATTACAGCGACCTTGAAGAGTGCTGCgacaatgaagatgagatGAATGACACTGTTGACGATGCACTCGATCATGAAGTCGAATATGCTAGAAATACGTTCTTCAAATCTGATGTGGAAGATCCCCTAGCTGTTCATCGTGATATAATATTCGGCAAATTGCAAGACATGATTAACAAGACGTAA